The following proteins are encoded in a genomic region of Lachnospiraceae bacterium KM106-2:
- a CDS encoding teichoic acid export ATP-binding protein TagH, producing MKMITVDNVSMQFRMANDKILSLKEFVIAHLKNQVQYNEFWAFKDISFDINKGEVVGIIGRNGAGKSTLLKVISGVLKPTSGKVIANGNIVPMLELGSGFDMELSGRENIFLNGAILGYSEEFLKEKYDEILEFSELHEFIETPIRNYSSGMLMRLAFSIATVVHPEILIVDEILAVGDEGFQQKSKSKMLELMSGGTTVLFVSHSIDQIEEMCNRVVWIDNKKVKMIGNAKEVCNEYRKFWNQGEQ from the coding sequence ATGAAGATGATAACAGTTGATAATGTATCTATGCAGTTTAGAATGGCTAATGATAAAATTTTAAGTTTAAAAGAGTTTGTAATAGCACATTTAAAAAATCAAGTTCAATATAATGAATTCTGGGCTTTTAAAGATATTAGTTTTGATATAAATAAAGGTGAAGTAGTTGGTATTATTGGTAGAAATGGTGCCGGAAAAAGTACTTTATTAAAGGTTATTTCAGGTGTATTAAAACCAACAAGTGGAAAAGTTATTGCGAATGGAAATATTGTCCCAATGCTTGAACTTGGATCAGGTTTTGATATGGAACTAAGCGGTAGAGAAAATATCTTTTTAAATGGAGCAATTTTAGGTTACAGTGAAGAATTTTTAAAAGAAAAATATGATGAGATACTTGAATTCTCTGAATTACATGAATTTATAGAGACACCAATTCGAAACTATTCATCAGGTATGTTAATGCGTTTGGCATTTTCAATTGCAACAGTCGTTCATCCAGAAATCTTAATTGTTGATGAGATACTTGCTGTTGGGGATGAAGGATTTCAACAAAAGAGTAAAAGTAAAATGTTAGAGTTAATGAGTGGTGGTACAACAGTACTATTTGTTTCACATAGCATTGATCAAATTGAAGAAATGTGTAATAGAGTAGTTTGGATTGACAATAAAAAAGTTAAAATGATCGGTAATGCTAAAGAAGTATGTAATGAATATAGAAAATTTTGGAATCAAGGAGAACAGTAA